One window of Chloroflexus aggregans DSM 9485 genomic DNA carries:
- a CDS encoding sensor histidine kinase — MSSAILLRPIGNPVTGALRLAGWYIVLAGTWVAFSDRLLTLMVSDIEQLTVWQTVKGWLFILVMAGWLGYERWRTLSRQQQINEELRAANTELQELNASLERRIAERTAPLQAANAELSHINQELEEFTYAVSHDLKAPLRAIDGYSQILLHFHIQRLDADGQQCLHNIRTAVTQMYQLIDDLLTYTHIERKSLEYAEIHLINLVEEILAIYADQIAERNVIIDRDLRCLTIRADLIGLRLALRNLIDNALKFSAHVPQPRLAIGSEVQDHTVRLWVKDNGIGFDMRDYDRIFAIFQRLHPQESYPGSGVGLAIVRKAIERMGGRVWAESTPGAGAIFYVEIPHGITPISAVVD; from the coding sequence ATGTCATCCGCAATACTACTCCGGCCGATCGGCAATCCTGTCACCGGTGCGCTACGACTGGCAGGTTGGTATATCGTTCTCGCCGGGACATGGGTTGCGTTCTCTGATCGGTTGCTCACACTGATGGTGAGCGATATTGAACAACTGACAGTCTGGCAAACGGTAAAAGGTTGGCTCTTCATCCTGGTCATGGCAGGTTGGCTTGGGTACGAACGATGGCGGACCCTTAGCCGGCAGCAACAGATCAATGAAGAACTCCGGGCGGCCAACACCGAGTTACAAGAACTAAACGCCTCGCTCGAACGACGCATCGCCGAACGGACGGCGCCGCTGCAAGCGGCCAACGCTGAATTGAGTCACATCAATCAAGAGTTGGAAGAGTTTACCTATGCTGTATCACACGATCTCAAAGCACCACTGCGCGCAATCGACGGTTACAGCCAAATCCTGTTGCACTTCCACATCCAGCGTCTCGATGCCGACGGACAGCAGTGCCTGCACAACATCCGCACTGCGGTTACACAGATGTATCAGCTCATTGACGATTTGCTGACCTACACCCACATCGAGCGCAAATCACTTGAATACGCCGAAATCCATCTTATCAATCTGGTAGAAGAGATTCTCGCAATTTATGCCGATCAGATCGCGGAACGCAATGTGATCATCGATCGCGACCTGCGCTGCCTGACGATTCGCGCCGACCTGATCGGGTTGCGCCTCGCATTGCGCAACCTGATCGATAACGCCCTGAAGTTTAGCGCGCACGTGCCACAACCACGACTGGCAATCGGCTCCGAAGTACAGGATCATACAGTACGACTGTGGGTGAAAGATAACGGGATCGGGTTCGATATGCGTGATTACGATCGCATATTTGCTATTTTTCAACGTTTACATCCACAAGAATCATATCCCGGTTCTGGGGTTGGCTTGGCAATTGTGCGTAAAGCTATCGAACGGATGGGCGGCCGTGTATGGGCCGAGAGTACACCCGGCGCCGGTGCAATCTTCTACGTGGAGATACCACATGGCATCACACCCATATCGGCTGTTGTTGATTGA
- a CDS encoding WD40/YVTN/BNR-like repeat-containing protein gives MAKAGVLYVGTDSGLYILSDPGGLGRWRLLPNVAFPTEPVFGLVAADSRSLVIATKQAFWRSDDGGQQWREADTEDQTLFNFLAGDRLPVATVQGMGVWREHHVPLTGVNLLAVLSGKQEVLLASVDEGSRLLRSDDGGKSWHPVTTEWQGALSALAPSSYHIDVVWAGTDSGQIWRSDDRGRTWQYVSTVPAAVRCMAAVRVA, from the coding sequence ATGGCGAAGGCTGGTGTTCTCTACGTTGGTACTGATAGTGGTTTGTATATTTTGAGTGATCCGGGTGGGTTAGGACGTTGGCGCTTGTTGCCCAATGTGGCGTTTCCTACTGAGCCGGTGTTTGGGTTGGTTGCTGCCGATTCGCGAAGTCTGGTGATCGCGACGAAACAAGCCTTTTGGCGCAGTGATGATGGTGGGCAGCAGTGGCGTGAAGCTGACACTGAGGATCAGACATTGTTCAATTTTCTGGCCGGTGATCGGTTGCCGGTCGCGACGGTACAAGGGATGGGAGTTTGGCGCGAGCATCACGTACCCCTCACCGGAGTTAATCTGCTCGCCGTTCTATCAGGAAAACAAGAGGTGTTGCTCGCGTCAGTCGATGAGGGTTCCCGTCTCCTCCGCAGTGACGACGGTGGCAAGTCGTGGCACCCTGTCACTACGGAGTGGCAGGGTGCTCTCAGTGCCTTGGCCCCCAGCAGCTACCATATTGATGTGGTATGGGCCGGGACCGATAGCGGTCAGATTTGGCGCAGTGATGACCGGGGTCGAACGTGGCAATATGTAAGTACAGTGCCGGCGGCGGTACGCTGTATGGCAGCAGTACGGGTGGCCTAG
- a CDS encoding McrB family protein: MPFSLPALQALLEPGVGPRWQAVQRLLHPEMLALANRVAERAAKLLARQWPLYELSFKTRRAIDRGRGRRDPIEDYWFAFDRPPRGAGVMLTVSGAERTVAAGLQLWGIRRPQLAQLWRDARPLWEPLIDRIGTEGQARFTSRRPLLPGMRWIDHYLAQRQAQYLWAGFVYPWENLPSAERLIDDLCALLPLNEALMELAELDLAATNTLCETSAVYVAGTPLFEQIAATIRRRGMVIDDQTLHAFHLAVQARPLVILAGPSGSGKTWLTRLYADALIGVGEGQANPIYLPVAVQPDWHSARDLLGYYNSLTGLYQPTPFLRHLLAAAGDPGQTYIVCLDEMNLARPEYYLAPILSAMETSDGLIDLGTPLAETPLAGGGTVRNPFRLPINVRLIGTVNVDESTFALSDKVLDRANLIELKQVDLPALRTMYGQRIDEQVWHLLTEFQTHLSAAGKPAGYRALGETLRFIEQVSGMSALEALDMQLMQRLLPRVRGDDTPRFRQALRSLLTLCSGRLPRSAERLEQMLARLDREGYTDFYGY; encoded by the coding sequence ATGCCGTTCTCGTTACCCGCCCTGCAAGCCTTGCTCGAACCCGGCGTTGGACCACGCTGGCAAGCGGTGCAACGCCTACTCCATCCAGAAATGTTGGCGCTCGCCAATCGAGTTGCCGAGCGCGCAGCAAAATTGTTGGCTCGCCAATGGCCACTGTACGAGCTGAGTTTTAAGACACGTCGCGCAATTGACCGTGGTCGCGGTCGGCGTGACCCGATTGAAGATTACTGGTTTGCATTCGACCGGCCACCGCGCGGCGCCGGGGTTATGCTGACGGTAAGTGGGGCAGAACGCACGGTTGCAGCCGGCCTGCAACTCTGGGGCATCCGCCGGCCACAATTAGCCCAACTCTGGCGCGATGCCCGTCCTTTGTGGGAGCCGCTCATTGACCGGATCGGCACCGAGGGACAGGCCCGCTTTACCAGTCGCCGGCCGCTACTGCCGGGGATGCGCTGGATCGATCATTATTTGGCACAACGCCAGGCACAGTATCTGTGGGCCGGATTTGTTTATCCGTGGGAGAATTTGCCATCGGCTGAACGGTTGATTGATGATCTTTGTGCGCTCTTGCCGCTCAATGAAGCGTTGATGGAACTAGCAGAGCTTGATCTGGCAGCAACCAATACGCTCTGCGAAACATCGGCAGTGTACGTAGCGGGAACACCGCTGTTCGAGCAGATCGCAGCTACTATTCGGCGACGCGGGATGGTGATCGACGATCAAACGCTACACGCTTTTCACCTCGCCGTACAAGCCCGGCCGTTGGTCATTCTGGCCGGGCCAAGCGGTAGTGGTAAGACGTGGTTGACCCGCCTCTACGCCGACGCATTGATCGGGGTTGGAGAGGGTCAAGCGAATCCGATCTATCTGCCGGTAGCCGTCCAACCTGACTGGCATAGCGCCCGTGATCTGCTAGGGTATTACAATTCGTTGACCGGGTTATACCAACCAACACCATTTTTGCGTCACCTGCTTGCAGCCGCGGGCGATCCCGGTCAAACGTACATTGTCTGCCTCGATGAGATGAATCTGGCCCGACCTGAATATTACCTTGCCCCAATCTTATCGGCAATGGAAACGTCCGACGGACTGATCGATCTGGGTACTCCGCTCGCCGAAACACCACTCGCGGGCGGTGGCACCGTGCGCAATCCATTCCGTTTACCGATCAATGTACGGCTGATCGGCACGGTTAATGTTGATGAAAGCACCTTTGCGCTGAGCGACAAAGTGCTCGACAGGGCCAATCTGATCGAGTTAAAACAGGTCGATCTGCCGGCGTTACGCACGATGTATGGGCAGCGTATTGACGAACAGGTATGGCACCTGCTCACCGAGTTCCAAACGCATCTGAGTGCAGCCGGCAAGCCAGCGGGATACCGAGCGCTCGGCGAGACGTTGCGCTTCATCGAGCAAGTAAGTGGAATGAGTGCATTGGAAGCGCTCGATATGCAGCTTATGCAACGATTACTGCCTCGTGTCCGTGGTGATGACACACCACGGTTCCGCCAAGCGCTGCGCAGCTTACTTACCCTCTGTAGTGGCCGCTTACCGCGCAGCGCCGAGCGGCTCGAACAGATGTTAGCACGCCTTGACCGCGAAGGATACACTGACTTTTACGGCTATTAA